GAAGAGAAATTTAGTCTTCTGTATCATGAGCTTTGTAATTTAAGAAATAAAAAAGAGGATTTTTTTACATAAGCAAAACGATATAAATGATTTACTTTACAACTTTTTGAAATTGAGTGATGAAGAAATACAATTTATAAAATCTCAATAAAACCTATTTCTTTTCTTTCTAATTCTGTAAGATTATATAAATCAAAAATTAGTTCATCAATTTTTAATTCGCAATCTCTAGTAAATTCAGCATTTTCCTTTTTTAGCTGAATTTCATTAACTAAATTTTTAAATTTTTGATTTGTTTCTTCAGATACTTGGAGAACTGGTATTTTTGAAAGAAATATTTTTCTTATTTCTCTTGTTCCTCCTTGCAATTCTGGGAAATTATCAATAAAACAGTATTTAAATAATGAAGAATTTAGAAAAGCTGTAAGATATGCTAACGTTTTTCCTGTTATCATAAATGATTTGTCATTTTGCATATAACCTTTATTGTCTAAATAAAATGGTAAGAATTTTGTCATATTTGGATACATCATTTTTTCACGAGAAAAATCGTCCCAATAACCAGTTGGTTCTTGCATTAAACTCCACCACGGACGATTGAAAACTTTGGTAGTTGAATTATCTCCTAACTTTCCTTTACCTTTATAACGTTCCAAATGCCGGCAAATTGCTGAATATCTATTTGGTATATCAGTATTCACAATGTCTTTTGTAGCACAAATTAACCATTTATCGGCAAATTCAAAACTATATCTTTTAATGTCTCTGCCACGTAAAATAGGTCGATAAAGTTAGTCTATTTTACCTCCATAATTTATTTTAATGGCATTTTGTAAGAAAAAAAGGTCTTTGTTTTTTTAGTTATTTATTGTATAATTTAAAATTATAAATAATAATAATTTAAACAAATAAAAAAATGATTTACGGTTACATTAGGGTAAGTACAGACAAGCAGACAGTAGAAAACCAAAGATTTGAAATCAATCATTTCTGCCAAAGTCAGGAGACAGTCGTGAACAAATGGATTGAAGAAACGATTTCCGGAGCAAAAAGTGTTGATGACAGAAAGTTAGGCAAGCTACTAAAAAAAATGAAAAAAGGAGATGTTCTTATTTGTTCAGAGCTTTCCCGTTTAGGAAGAAACTTATTGATGATTATGGGAATTCTTAATGAATGTATGAACCGTGATATTCAGGTATGGACAATCAAGGATAATTATCGATTGGGAAGCGATATAAGCTCAAAGGTTTTGGCGTTTGCCTTTGGTTTATCAGCAGAAATTGAAAGAAATTTGATATCACAACGAACTAAAGAAGCTTTAGCCAGAAAAAGGGCGGAGGGTGTTATATTAGGTCGTCCAAAAGGAAGTAAATCTGCAAAGACAAAATTAACAGGTCAGGAAAAAAAGATACAGGATTTGTTAGACCGTAAAGTTTCTTATTCTGCAATTGGAAGGATACTCGGAGTTCATCGGTTGACTGTAAGTAGCTTTGTTAATAATCAACAGCAGTTAGTTAAGCATTGATATAGATTTGAATAAAAAGAATCTGCATCAGTTATGAGACAGATTCTTTTTATTCCATAATAACTTGATTATTATTTAGTTTTATTAAATTTTTCTTTTACTTCAATTTCTAAGTTCTTGTAAAATAATTCTTTTTCAGCAGTAAGCTTTTCTTCTAAGTTAAAAGATTCCTTAATTACATGTAGGACATAATCCAATGATTGCAATGTAAATAGGGAATTGTATTCGATTTTTAGTGACTGACAGACTTTAAATAATATTTTCCAACTTGTAGAATGCTCATATCTCTCCAATCTGCCAATAGTGGTCTTATTCGATCCGATCAAAAGGCCGAGACTCTCTTGGGATATTTTTTGTCTAAGTCTTTCAACTCTTACTATACAGCCTATCTGTAAACCTAATGCGTCAATTTCTTCATTACTATATTCTTGCATACAGTAAATTTTGAAATATTAGATAAAATTATTCGATACAAATTTGTATCGAATATGATTTTTTTTATTATATTTGCTAAATAAGTTACAGCAATGTAACTTTGCGATACTTCAAAGAAATATAGAAGCTATTGCTTAGAATCTCGAACTGAAAACTGGTAATTTAAAGTACACGAGAAGATAAGTAAAGTAGCTCACGACCTAGGCGTGAGCTCTCTTATCTGTGTACAGGTATACCAGTACCTCAGTTCGGATAATGTAGAGTCTCATGCCGTTTTATTTTCATGCTGTCCGCTTTTCTCTACATCAAACCTAAGCCGCTTCTTCAAAATACAGTATCAGACTGCACGATACAATGGGGTGTACAACCTATTGCGGCTTTACATCAAAGCTTATAAAAACACAGATTTCATTTATATTAAATGCTTTCCGGTGCCTTTGGGTCACTACTCAAAGATCTTATCATGTCCTTTTTCAGATCAAAAGGCACTCGGGAAAGTTATGTTTTGGCTCCATAAATCCTTGTGGCCAGGAACACCATTAAATCACAAAAAACAGAACCTATGAAAAAGAACAGCATAGACTTGGAATCCCGGTTTTGGTCCGGCCGGAAGAAGCATTCACCCGTACCGCTGCTGGAAGTGTTTTTCCAGTTCCATGACCTGGTAACGGCTAAGGAGCGGCTGAACCGGATTATGCAGTATGCATCACAAAAGAAAACGCGAATCCCGGAAGATCCTTCCGTGGTCTTTCATTTCCACCAGTCGCTGCGGTCGTTTCTCCGGGCAGGGTGGTGCCTCAGGAAAAAACCCGGGAAATGGACGGTTGATATACTTCCGGAGCCCGGCAGCCCGCTGGTGCAGGGTTCACTTTCAGAAGAAGAATACCGGGACGCGGCGCGGGTCTTCCGCAAAGCATTTAAGGAGTACCGCCTGGAGGAATTTGAGGAGTTCCTGTCGGACATCGTGTATTTCTCGCTTGGGAATTTTAATCACGTGCCTGAGCGTGATATCATCGGTCTGTGCCTCCATCTGGCCAAAATGCTGGATGCGGCGTGGCTGATCCTGGAAAGAAAAGATCATAAAAAGAAATTCACGCAGGCAAAGCCAGCGGTATCTGCACTTCAGTCGCCATAAATTTTTCCGTGTCACTGAAGTTACTGATTACGGAACTCATCAGCGTTTTCTTGTCATAGGAATCGGCAAAGTATGATCAGAAAAATCAGGGTCAATATAAGCCTGGCCGTAAATCATAAAAAATAAATACTTATTTGAGCTCAGTCGCCATAGAAAAAATAGCATATCATTCCAATTACAGGCAGCAGGAAATAAGAACCGGCATGGAGTAAACTTCAGATGCCGGTTTTTGTGATCTCGGCAGGACTTTATTCAAATCAATTATTCATAGGTATGGATATTTATGATAAAGGTTATCAATTACTTACAACGATTGGTTATTGATGGTCTTAGAATAAAATGGATTCATTCACTGAATGATTGCATTGCCCAAGGAAATCTGGAAATGAGCTTTAGGTACATGATATTTACCGGTCAAAACACCAACTGAAAAAAGGGGGATTTTTAAGAATGATATAAATTGCAGTGATTATTATACAGGTTTTATTTGCGAAATGCCTTAATAGTTTCGAAATTTACAGGATTAATAATTCAGTAATATTGGCATCAGATACAGTAATTCATATAATGGCAACAGCGATGTGAAAAGTGATTCTGAAATCAGCCGGTTAAAATTTTATGAAAATAATTTTACAAACGCCTGTACTGTTTTTCTGTTTTGTTTCCGGGGCAACATCGATGCTGGGCGCACAGAATAAAATTACAAAGGATACAGTAGGAGTCCAGGCAATAGATGAGATCGTTATATCCGCTTCCCGCACCTCCGAAAGCATTATGAAGTCTCCCGTTAGTATCGAGTCCGTTAACAGCCTTCATTTTAAAAACAGTGCATCACCTTCATTTTTTGATGCGCTTGAAAATGTAAAGGGCGTACAGATGCTGGTTCCCAGTTTAGGTTTTAAGATAATCAATACACGCGGTTTTGCCAATACCACCAATGTAAGGTTCACACAGCTGGTAGACGGTTTTGATAACCAGGCGCCTCATATCGGAGCCCCTATCGGTAATGCCATGGGGCCCGGCGATCTGGATATTGAACGGGTTGAGATCATTCCCGGGACTGCTTCGGCACTGTATGGCCTGAATTCCGTCAACGGCCTGGCAAACTTTATAACCAAAGACCCCTTTGTCTACCGTGGTATAACGGTACAGCAAAAAGCCGGCGTCAATCATCTCAACAGCAATGCTTCGGATGTCACGCTGTTTACCGAAAACAGCATCCGGATTGCTGAAAAACTGTCCGACCGCTTCGCTGTTAAACTGAACGGTACGTTCACCAAAGGCTCTGACTGGATTGCTGATGACAGAACGGACCTGAATCCTTCCGCCAATGCCAACCTGGGTATTGCCGGAGGCGTGGACAATCCCGCTTACGATCCTGTAAACGGCTATGGAAACGAATCTTCCAACCGCCGTACGCTCACACTTGCCGGCAGGCGCTATGTGGTGGCACGGACAGGATACAGTGAAAAAGACCTCACGGATTACAACATACAGAATATCAAGGCAGATATCAGCCTGCATTATAAGATAAGGCCCAAAACGCTTTTGACCTACACCTATCGTTTTGCTGACCTGGACAATGTCTATCAGCGGGCCAACCGATTTGTACTGAAGGATTATATCGTTCAGCAACATTCGGTTGAGCTTAAAAATGATATTTTTCAGATCAAGGCGTTTCTGACCACCGAGAATACGGGGAAATCATTTAACCTCCGGTCTGCAGCGGAGAACCTGGATCGCAGCTTCAAGTCAGACAATGTCTGGTACAATGATTATGCAGCAGCATTTAACAGCGCAACAGCAAACCCGGGCACCGGTATCGCTCAGGCTCTCAACCAGGCCCGTGCCGTGGCTGATGACGGCAGGCTGCAGCCGGGGACCGCTTTATTTAAAAGTGCGGTTGACCGGCTGGCAGATATCAATAACTGGGATGAAGGCGCGGCGCTTCGGGTAAGGGATCAATTGCTGCATGCCGAAGGCCAGCTGGATGTCAGCAATCTGCTTGGGCCTGATTTTAAAAAGAACACCGGGCTGGATCTCCTGATCGGTGCCGATTATCAATCGTACATTATTGATCCTGACGGGAACTATTTTATCAATCCGGCTCAGGGCAGATCCTTTGATACCTTTAGCTATGGCAAAACAGGCAGTTTTGTGCAGGCAGGCAAAAATATGTTTCAGGGCCTGTTGAAATTATCAGCCACCCTGCGCGCCGATAAGAATGATTATTTTGATGTTACATTTAATCCGAGAATTGCCGCCGTGGTCGCGCCTTCCAAAGAACAGAGTATCAGGATGTCGTTTCAAAGCGGATCAAGATTCCCGAGTATCTTCGAGGCATTTTCCAATGTCAACAGCGGCGGGGTAAAAAGGGTAGGCGGACTGAGAATTATGTCAAACGGCGTATTTGAGAATGCTTACCTCCGCAGTTCCATCGATGGTTTTCAGGCAGCAGTGACAAGCGATTTTAACAGCGGAACGGCACTATCCGAGGCTATTGAACAGCGGAAGTATCTTCTCGTTAAAAACACATACACTTACCTGAATCCGGAACACATCAACTCTTTTGAAGCAGGGTATAAAGGGTTTTTTCTGCAGAGAAATTTAAAGGTGGATGCCGATTTTTATTTTAATAAATATGATAACTTCATCGCACAGGTCGAAATGAATGTGCCTAATACAACGGACCCCTCTCTCATTCCAACTTATCTTAATGACAGAAGTAAGCAGAGCCGCTACAGGATGTATACCAACTCGCAGAGCAGGGTCTACAACTTCGGAGCCAGCTTGGGTCTTTCGTATCTGTTCTGGAACCATTACACCTTCAGTGGCAATGTTTCGTATGCCAGGCTGAGCCGTACCGAAAACAATGACGGCTTTGAAGATGGCTTTAACACACCCGAATGGACGGGGAATGTTTCTTTTTCCGGAGAAAACCTCTTTCAGGGTATTGGTTTCAGCGTTTCTTACAGACAGCAAAGCAGTTTTTACTGGAGGTCTTTTTTAGTGAACGGGAACGTAAAACCGTATGGAACACTGGATGCTCAGATCAGTTATGATTTAAGCCAGGCAAAAATGAGTGTAAAAATAGGCGCGACCAACCTGACTAATACATACTACAATTCTTTTTTAGGCGGTCCTTCTATCGGAGGTTTTTATTATACCGCCGTTACTTATAAATTATGATATGTATTGGATCTCAGTTGACTTTATTATCCTGGTTTTCTTTTAAAACCTTCTGATTTTGCCACCGTACGGCAGCATTTTTTGGGTTAATCTCATAGCTTTACCGTTTTTTTGAACATTGTTACAGATTATTCTTTGCTTCATGGATCTGTTTCTTTAAATCAGTAATCAGTAAGAGTCAGCTAAAACATTATTTCCTGTATTTGTAATCAGGATCAAATACTGTTTGGAGTGAGGAACCTGAATTTAAGAAATACTACCCATGGTTTTGCTTACGAAAGCTTCCTGGATGAATTATCTGTCCAAGCCGGAAAAAATCTGTTGGCTTTACGGAGAGAATATTCAGATGAACGGACACATAAGCTCATTGATAAACTGGAAGAAGTTTCCGGCTGGAAAAAACGTAAGAAGAATGAAGGATACGGTATTGCCGTTACATAAAGCCTTTAATAGTTTACCGTATTGGATACGGTTTACCGTAAAACGAAAATCCCAAAAGTTTGATGGTATAAATTATTCCGGCTGAATAATGACAAAATGAACCAGTGGAAATTCTTTTTTTATATTTTCACGAATACGCTTAATGGCTTCGGTGATCTCTTCAGTATCAAGATGGTCTTCAAAATCGATAATGAGCATCAATACTACTTCTTCGGGTGACTGGTAAGTGGAGAGTATATTTTTTGTTCTGACCACCGCAGCATCTTTTTCAGCCAGCTTCGCAATTTTCTCCCTCGTTTCGGGGGCTATTCCTTCACCCATCAGTAAGCTTCTGCTCTCTCTGGCCAGGATAAAAGAAACAAACACCAGTATCAATCCTACAATGATTGAGGCGAGGCCATCAAGTTCAGGGATCTGGAAGGTATGGCTGATTCCCATCAATACCATAACAACGATAAGGCCTGCCACCGCTGCGCCGTCTTCAAAAACAACGAGAAAGCTTGCCGGGTCCTTGCTTTTAATGATCGCATCCCACCATTTCAGTCCATTCCGGGTTTTATTGAATTCTTTTACGGCAATAAACAAAGAAGTGCTTTCGAAAATTAAGGAAAGAACCAGAACGATATAGTTCCAGAACGGGTCTTTCATCACTTCAGGTTCCAGAATATGTAAGATCCCCTGGTAAACGGATAATGCGCCACCAAGACCAAATATCAAGATAGAAACAACAAAAGACCAGAAATACAATTCCTTGCCATAACCGAAAGGATGGGATTCATCTGCCGGTTTCCTGCTCTTTTGCAATCCATACAATAATAACAGCTGGTTAGTGGTATCAACAGTGGAGTGGATCCCTTCAGAGATCATGGAAGAACTGTTCGTGAATGCCCCTGCAATAAACTTTGTCAATGCAATCAGCAGGTTGGCGGCAAGTGCGCTATAAATTGATTTACGATTATTGGCCATTTATGGAACTAAGATATCAGATAGAAAGATTATTTAACGCTTCAGCGTATACGGATCATTTTATGATTTTTTTTCAGTTTTGGTCTTCATTCCCGAAATAATACGATGCCTATGGATAAATCCCCAATCTGCTATTGTGTTCGTGAGCTGTTTGAGTGATTTTCCGTAATCCGTTATTTGATATTCCACCGCAACAGGTGCCGTATTCAGGACATGGCGCTCGATCAATTCATTGATCTCCAAATCCTTTAATTCACGGCTGAGCATTTTGCCGGAAATTCCCTTGACTTCTTTCAGCAGTTCAGAATACCGCATCGGCTTATAGCACAGACATGCGATAATCGACATTTTCCATTTACCGTTTAAAATTTCCATCGTATCACTGATTGCAAGTATTTTCTGGCTGCAATCCTTTACCAGATCAAATTCCTGTTCCATACCATTCACTTAGTTACCCGTTTGTCACTATAACTTTTTGTCACTTAGTTACAAAGATACACATTGAAGCTATAACTTTGCTTCTTTAATTTATAAATAATAAAAATGGAATTAATCAAAAACCTGAAATGGCGTTATGCCGTCAAAAAATATTCAGATAAGCAGGTGAGTGAAGATAAAATCGGTCAGATTGTCGAAGCAATCAATCTTACCGCCTCTTCTTGCGGAATACAGCCCTACCGGCTGTTTGTCATCACCAGCCCTGAAGTAAGGCAAAAGCTGGGAGAAGGATCGTTCAATGCACAGATTCATGCTTCTTCTCATTTGCTGGTCTTTGCCGGATTTAATGAAATAACCGCCGGTTATATTAGAGATTATGTTGAAATGATGGAACAGCAGCGAAATTTGGAAAGCGGAGCGTTAAATGTATTGAAGGATACGCTGATCGATTATTTCTCTGTCCAGACACCCGGACAAAATGTAATCTGGTCAGACAAACAGGCATATATTGGTCTGGGTACAGCCCTGATTGCTGCTGCAGAGCTTAAAGTGGATGCCACACCTATGGAAGGGTTTGATCCGAAACTGTTCGACGATGTTTTAGGCCTTTCTGAAAAGGGTCTTCACGCTTCTGTTATCTTATCATTAGGCTACCGGGATGAAGCCAATGATTTTCTGGCTTCCATGCCGAAAGTCCGTTTACCCGGCAATGAATTTTCCATCAGAATAGATTAGTAAGCTAACCTAAGCGCCGGAAATATTTTTTAATCTCTTTAAATCTTGAGGTTACTACAACAGCCCCGACATTTGTCGGGGCTGTTGTTTACTTCAGGGATTTTTAGCAATACAGATAAAAATAGCATTCAAATAATCAGAAAAAGTATTCCGTTGATTAATAAATATCCCGGGAACGCAGTAATCAATCCATTTTTTATTGAGCCGACAGTGTTTTACCTCTTCACTGTAAACATGTAATCACTCAAAATTAAAAATGACTTAATGACAGATTTTAAATCAAAAAGAATGACTGAGGAAATACAGGTGGCCTAAAAATTATTGTGCTCAGAATTAACCGGTTTTTTCTTATCACTTTCCGTTTTTATAATTACACTGTTTGTAAGTAATTTATATTTACCTCTTGATGGGAAGGTGTGAAATTCTGTAAAATGATTTATATTGCAGATGTTTAGTAAATGAAACTGTTGAGTAACTGCGGGGGTATCACTTTACCATTAAAATGTTCCCCCTCCGTAAATCCCGAAAATTAATTCAGACTATGAAAAAGACTTTTCTTCCATTGCTCGTTTTTCCAATACTGCTCGTTTCATGCACGATGCAGAATAAAAGTAATAAGGGAAATACCCCGGAATCCTTCATGCCGATGCAGATCGGAAATTACTGGAAAGTTGATGCTCAAAACTACACAGAAATAAAGGATACGCTAAGGATCGACGGAAATTTATACTATCAGTTTTATTCTCTTGTCGGCGGTGATGCCGTTTCCAAAGTGTTTCTCCGGATTGATGAGAATAAGCAGTTGGTTGAATCCTGGCCTTCTTCCGGAGGTAAGGAATATGTCCGTGCCCGGTTTGGCGGTAAGCTCAATGAAAGCTTTTTTACGCTTAATGATAAGTCAGCCAATGATTATAAGGTCACAATCGTTGAAAAATCTGACCGGAAAATGACTTTTTCTTTTGATATGATTTACCATGATAATTTGAAAGGGCAACCGCATCTGGAAACGTATATCAAAGGACAGGGATTTGACGGAAACTGGAATGAGATCAAAATAGCTGGCAAACTTATTAAATAAGAATCGCAAATTATACGACACAGACAATCTGGCATTCGGCGAATTTTGATGAAAAGGAAATCTTGAAACGCTTAAGAATTGCTTGCCAAAACGTACGGCAGCGGAACAAAAAATTCCAATACAGATAACGGTCTCTACTGGAACGCTGAGAATGAAAAGAGGTATGTTTTCTTCGCGCCTGATTATGACAGACTGATTGATATAAACAGCAAAAACCTCTCTGAAACCTGCTATTGGGATCTTCAAAACGGAATGGTCAGCATCGGTGTGGAAAAATGTGATTCCGACAGATATTTTAAGGAAATGGGCGTAAAAGTTACGGAATGACCAGTTCCCTAATATATTGTTTGTATTCAGTTTATCATGTAAATCAGTTTCAAATGAAAATGAGAAATCCTTCTTTTGTTTTTAAATCTGACAGGATTTATTATATTCTGTTTGCTTTTTCGCTCAGCTGTTTTCTGAACTGTAACGGAGATCATGGCAAAAGCCGTAAAAACAGATCTGTCATTCCGCAGGCTCAGAAAATGAAAGCTAATCAGGCTGAGGTATTCCTGGCCTACATAGATTGTGTATTGAAACTCCCTGGTACAAAATTCAATGAGGCCGGAATTCGATCCTTAAATAAAAGATTTTCAAGTAAACTGCCTTTAGTGATACACGACCCAACGAAGGAAGATAATGGAAAAAACATCATCATACAGTATTATAAGAGTGAAGAAGTACAGAGTACAACGGGTTCGGAATTTATTTTCCTGATTCCTGAAACGATTACGGATTCTTTGGTTGTTGCCGATTTTACAGACCGTTTCGGGAGCATTAAGAATGAAAAACCGCTTATAGGTATTACGGCGCAGCCTCTGCCGGTACACATACAAGTTTCCTCAGACAGGGCAATGAAATTAACTTTTAAAAATAATGAAAACCGGAACCAGGCAGGCGTTACAACGGTTGAGGTCTTAGATTACAGGTAATTGGTCATAACGGGTAGAGTAGGGGATTCAGCCAAAATACCAGAGAAAGATAATTAAATACAAAAACTGGAAATCAATGATCGGTAGTTTTGATTGTCTGCTTGAATGGATTTCACTTTTCTGAATGTTATTTTCAGTTTAACATCATTTTCTTCAAAGCAGACATTATTTTTCTGTAAAAAATTGTAAAGTATTCGTCTGTGACTTCAAAGCATCTATCTAAAAGTCAGAAGTGAATAGTATTACAGATTTTAATATACATTTTTATCAGAAAATTTGAAATCCTGTAATTTCGGCAAGGGTCTGATTAATTTTGTTTTTTTTCTTTTACTTAACGGTTTTTCTGCACCTGACATTTCATCGGTTTCAGTGATAATGCCCTTAATCAGATCAAAATTCATTTCGGTGAAAATCGTATTTTCGTCAGTATATCCTTTGGTTGCATTATTGGTTAACTTTTTTACATGGATCAATTCAAAATTCCCATTTTGATATTTAAAACCGTATGTAATATTGCCGCTTTTAATTTCACTCCACATTGACAAAATTCCTTTTTCAATAAAAAAACTGGGGATTTGGTACCCATTATGTTTTCCATTGTTTTCTGCAGGATACTGAGGTTCAATTATTTTATCTGAAGATACTGCTAAATTCATTTTTCCATGAGGTTGAGACAGGAAAATGTCTACCCTAAGTGGCCTTGTCTCGTTTATTGTATCCATTTTTACCGTGATCTTGTCTGTCTTGCCATCATTGTTCAAATCCCCCTTTTCTTCTCTCACCTGATTGTCGTAGTGGCCTTTACCTTTAATATTTTGAGCAGATAAATTGATCTGGAATGAAATGAAAATGAGAACGAAGTGCCGATTGATGTTTTTTATAATTTTGAGCTTTGTCATTTTCAATCCGTTTAAACCAAGCTGATGCATGGATCAGCATCGGATGTTAATTTTGTTTTTTTATTCGTGGGGAAAATACGGGTTTAATAAAGACAGATTTCATTTTTGCAGATATTTAAAAATTGTAGAACTGCATGATACAGCTTTTATTCAGTATCAAAATTTAAGAGATTCTATATTTCCGCCGGTTAAGCTTTTCACATTTTCTGTTATCTTTTCGATATCCCAGTTCCACCACCTGATTTCCAACAGCTTTTCAATTTGTTCTTCTGTAAATCTTTTTCTGATTTCCCTGGCCGGGTTTCCGCCGACAATTGAGTAAGGTTCGACATCCTGAGTGACCGTGGAATTTGTTGCGATGATGGCTCCGTCTCCAATTTTAATTCCGGGCATTATTGTCGAATTATATCCGATCCAAACGTCATTCCCGATCTCCGTATTTCCTTTTGTAGGATAATTTTTACCATGCATAGCGTCTTTCCAAGCATCTCCGAAAATTGCAAAAGGAAAAGAACTTATTGATTTTGTCAGGTGGTTTGCGCCGTTCATGATGAACTTGACGTCAGAAGCAATCATACAGAATTTTCCAATG
The sequence above is a segment of the Chryseobacterium sp. JJR-5R genome. Coding sequences within it:
- a CDS encoding cation diffusion facilitator family transporter, translated to MANNRKSIYSALAANLLIALTKFIAGAFTNSSSMISEGIHSTVDTTNQLLLLYGLQKSRKPADESHPFGYGKELYFWSFVVSILIFGLGGALSVYQGILHILEPEVMKDPFWNYIVLVLSLIFESTSLFIAVKEFNKTRNGLKWWDAIIKSKDPASFLVVFEDGAAVAGLIVVMVLMGISHTFQIPELDGLASIIVGLILVFVSFILARESRSLLMGEGIAPETREKIAKLAEKDAAVVRTKNILSTYQSPEEVVLMLIIDFEDHLDTEEITEAIKRIRENIKKEFPLVHFVIIQPE
- a CDS encoding CatB-related O-acetyltransferase, whose product is MKTPDKDLKFPLENYDRLCFLKNIITNPNIIVGDYTYYDDFENVNNFEKNVKYHFDFIGDKLIIGKFCMIASDVKFIMNGANHLTKSISSFPFAIFGDAWKDAMHGKNYPTKGNTEIGNDVWIGYNSTIMPGIKIGDGAIIATNSTVTQDVEPYSIVGGNPAREIRKRFTEEQIEKLLEIRWWNWDIEKITENVKSLTGGNIESLKF
- a CDS encoding TaqI-like C-terminal specificity domain-containing protein → MLRGRDIKRYSFEFADKWLICATKDIVNTDIPNRYSAICRHLERYKGKGKLGDNSTTKVFNRPWWSLMQEPTGYWDDFSREKMMYPNMTKFLPFYLDNKGYMQNDKSFMITGKTLAYLTAFLNSSLFKYCFIDNFPELQGGTREIRKIFLSKIPVLQVSEETNQKFKNLVNEIQLKKENAEFTRDCELKIDELIFDLYNLTELERKEIGFIEIL
- a CDS encoding helix-turn-helix transcriptional regulator, which gives rise to MQEYSNEEIDALGLQIGCIVRVERLRQKISQESLGLLIGSNKTTIGRLERYEHSTSWKILFKVCQSLKIEYNSLFTLQSLDYVLHVIKESFNLEEKLTAEKELFYKNLEIEVKEKFNKTK
- a CDS encoding TonB-dependent receptor, producing the protein MKIILQTPVLFFCFVSGATSMLGAQNKITKDTVGVQAIDEIVISASRTSESIMKSPVSIESVNSLHFKNSASPSFFDALENVKGVQMLVPSLGFKIINTRGFANTTNVRFTQLVDGFDNQAPHIGAPIGNAMGPGDLDIERVEIIPGTASALYGLNSVNGLANFITKDPFVYRGITVQQKAGVNHLNSNASDVTLFTENSIRIAEKLSDRFAVKLNGTFTKGSDWIADDRTDLNPSANANLGIAGGVDNPAYDPVNGYGNESSNRRTLTLAGRRYVVARTGYSEKDLTDYNIQNIKADISLHYKIRPKTLLTYTYRFADLDNVYQRANRFVLKDYIVQQHSVELKNDIFQIKAFLTTENTGKSFNLRSAAENLDRSFKSDNVWYNDYAAAFNSATANPGTGIAQALNQARAVADDGRLQPGTALFKSAVDRLADINNWDEGAALRVRDQLLHAEGQLDVSNLLGPDFKKNTGLDLLIGADYQSYIIDPDGNYFINPAQGRSFDTFSYGKTGSFVQAGKNMFQGLLKLSATLRADKNDYFDVTFNPRIAAVVAPSKEQSIRMSFQSGSRFPSIFEAFSNVNSGGVKRVGGLRIMSNGVFENAYLRSSIDGFQAAVTSDFNSGTALSEAIEQRKYLLVKNTYTYLNPEHINSFEAGYKGFFLQRNLKVDADFYFNKYDNFIAQVEMNVPNTTDPSLIPTYLNDRSKQSRYRMYTNSQSRVYNFGASLGLSYLFWNHYTFSGNVSYARLSRTENNDGFEDGFNTPEWTGNVSFSGENLFQGIGFSVSYRQQSSFYWRSFLVNGNVKPYGTLDAQISYDLSQAKMSVKIGATNLTNTYYNSFLGGPSIGGFYYTAVTYKL
- a CDS encoding master DNA invertase Mpi family serine-type recombinase; the encoded protein is MIYGYIRVSTDKQTVENQRFEINHFCQSQETVVNKWIEETISGAKSVDDRKLGKLLKKMKKGDVLICSELSRLGRNLLMIMGILNECMNRDIQVWTIKDNYRLGSDISSKVLAFAFGLSAEIERNLISQRTKEALARKRAEGVILGRPKGSKSAKTKLTGQEKKIQDLLDRKVSYSAIGRILGVHRLTVSSFVNNQQQLVKH
- a CDS encoding nitroreductase family protein, producing the protein MELIKNLKWRYAVKKYSDKQVSEDKIGQIVEAINLTASSCGIQPYRLFVITSPEVRQKLGEGSFNAQIHASSHLLVFAGFNEITAGYIRDYVEMMEQQRNLESGALNVLKDTLIDYFSVQTPGQNVIWSDKQAYIGLGTALIAAAELKVDATPMEGFDPKLFDDVLGLSEKGLHASVILSLGYRDEANDFLASMPKVRLPGNEFSIRID
- a CDS encoding helix-turn-helix domain-containing protein, with the translated sequence MEQEFDLVKDCSQKILAISDTMEILNGKWKMSIIACLCYKPMRYSELLKEVKGISGKMLSRELKDLEINELIERHVLNTAPVAVEYQITDYGKSLKQLTNTIADWGFIHRHRIISGMKTKTEKKS